One Penaeus vannamei isolate JL-2024 chromosome 27, ASM4276789v1, whole genome shotgun sequence genomic window carries:
- the Trap1 gene encoding heat shock protein 75 kDa, mitochondrial codes for MALRVGSAALAKRLFLGSSLRYSTGALSALSVRSRRYDISNYGHSGPLHRNFHLSAQKLQEAVKADDDKTYEFQAETRMLLDIVAKSLYSEKEVFVRELISNASDAIEKARYLAIQGTELDSSEATMKIHITTDKYSKTLTIQDSGIGMTKEELMDNLGTIARSGSKAFIQQLQEGGGADPQSIIGQFGVGFYSAFMVADKVEVYTKSRLPGSTGYCWSSDGCGKYTIEECSEVEPGTKIVCHLKVADREFADDQTIKDIIKKYSSFVGSPIEVNGEQANNIQPIWLMDPKEVSPAQHEEFYRYVGSSYDKPRFTLHYCTDAPINLRCVLYVPEGKPGLFDLNREGVGGVALYCRRVLIMNKAENILPKWLRFLKGVVDSEDIPLNLSRELLQDSALIRRLRTVIQNRMIRFLFDKSRKDPESYAKFFADYGIFIKEGILSSQEQVEKEEIAKLLRYESSGKPAEEAVTLPEYISRMAENQKDIYYLAAPSRELAESSPYFEALKKRNVEVLFCYESYDEVVLMQLQQFSSRKIVSVEKELRQDKEDVNFDNAEGGLRRTEANELMNWLKTVLAGRCWTVKATPRLETHPCVVTVEEMGAARHFVKTQFTQVSEEARYSLLQPQLEINPNHPVIVKLNTLRETNPRLAELTAKQLFNNGMVLAGLVDDPRTVLSSMNELLELALEKH; via the exons atggctCTGCGCGTGGGTTCGGCTGCGCTGGCGAAAAGGCTTTTTCTCGGTTCCTCGCTGAGATATTCCACCGGGGCCTTGTCAGCTCTGTCAGTGAGGTCGAGGAGATATGACATAA GCAATTATGGACACTCAGGACCTCTACACAGGAACTTCCATTTATCTGCTCAGAAACTGCAAGAGGCAGTCAAAGCAGATGATGACAAAACCTATGAGTTCCAAGCCGAGACCCGCATGCTGTTAGATATTGTGGCGAAGTCCCTTTATTCTGAAAAAGAAGTCTTTGTTAGAGAATTGATTTCCAATGCCTCCGATGCTATTGAGAAG GCCCGATACCTGGCTATTCAGGGAACGGAGTTGGACAGCTCAGAAGCCACCATGAAGATCCACATCACAACCGACAAGTACAGCAAAACCCTGACTATCCAGGATTCGGGCATTGGAATGACCAAAGAGGAGCTCATGGATAATTTGGGAACGATTGCACGATCAGGATCAAAG gcCTTCATCCAGCAGCTTCAGGAGGGAGGTGGTGCAGATCCTCAAAGTATTATTGGTCAATTTGGTGTTGGTTTTTACTCTGCCTTCATGGTTGCCGACAAGGTCGAAGTGTACACAAAGTCTCGTCTTCCAGGCAGCACTGGCTACTGTTGGTCATCTGATGG ATGTGGTAAATACACTATTGAAGAGTGCAGTGAAGTTGAACCAGGAACAAAGATCGTGTGTCATCTGAAAGTGGCAGATAGAGAGTTTGCTGATGACCAGACAATTAAAG ACATCATCAAGAAATACAGCAGCTTCGTGGGCTCCCCTATCGAAGTAAACGGCGAACAAGCCAACAACATTCAGCCCATTTGGCTCATGGACCCCAAAGAAGTGTCTCCTGCCCAGCATGAGGAATTCTACCGCTACGTGGGTTCGTCGTATGACAAGCCTCGCTTTACCCTCCACTACTGTACTGATGCGCCCATAAATCTTCGTTGTGTTCTCTATGTCCCAGAAGGAAAGCCAG GGCTGTTTGACCTTAATCGTGAAGGAGTCGGTGGTGTCGCGCTCTACTGCCGCCGTGTTCTCATCATGAACAAGGCAGAAAACATTCTTCCCAAATGGCTCAGGTTCCTAAAAG GTGTTGTGGATAGCGAGGACATTCCACTCAACTTGAGCAGGGAATTGCTCCAGGACTCTGCTCTCATCCGGAGGCTTCGCACCGTCATTCAGAACAGGATGATCAGGTTCCTCTTCGACAAGTCTCGGAAGGATCCAGAGAGCTATGCCAAGTTCTTCGCAGACTATGGGATTTTCATCAAAGAAG GCATCCTCTCCTCACAAGAgcaagtggagaaggaagaaatcgCTAAACTTCTGAGGTATGAGAGCTCAGGCAAGCCAGCAGAGGAAGCAGTTACACTTCCGGAATATATCAGTCGCATGGCCGAAAACCAGAAGGATATTTACTATTTAGCAGCCCCGTCGAGGGAATTGGCCGAGTCGTCTCCTTATTTTGAAGCTCTTAAG AAACGCAACGTAGAAGTCCTCTTCTGCTACGAATCCTACGATGAGGTGGTTTTGATGCAGCTACAGCAGTTTAGTTCTCGGAAAATTGTGTCAGTCGAGAAGGAATTGAGGCAGGACAAGGAGGATGTGAACTTTGACAATG CTGAAGGCGGTCTGCGTCGTACTGAGGCAAATGAATTGATGAACTGGCTGAAGACCGTGCTAGCTGGCCGTTGCTGGACAGTTAAGGCCACGCCCCGCTTAGAGACTCATCCTTGCGTGGTAACGGTGGAGGAGATGGGGGCCGCCAGACACTTTGTGAAGACGCAGTTCACTCAAGTCTCAGAGGAAGCTAGATACTCTCTTTTGCAGCCTCAGTTGGAGATTAATCCTAA CCACCCAGTAATAGTCAAGTTGAACACTTTGCGCGAGACCAATCCCCGACTGGCGGAATTGACAGCAAAGCAG CTTTTCAACAATGGCATGGTGTTGGCAGGGCTTGTGGATGACCCTCGTACAGTTCTTTCTTCTATGAACGAGTTGCTGGAATTGGCATTAGAAAAGCACTAA
- the LOC113814003 gene encoding collagen alpha-2(I) chain isoform X2: MADLQDRQVVFDRLKRRLSNYRHNHNSVTQRYDTSIDLVYSSEQKQTSILKQRHIESKAKKSNKKTTDNKKQDNSSLLATMGQSKMLARGHDQTTSSGESHENEPAAKKQRLNNGAPPHGGPHGATHAATSHGGPPHVGGPQASGAAGDINNFQMVQQLPNMKKTNSPVPAGAGPAGATTSASNGPPVEDVKKEQQDLDIALLDDIEDFSNIGDIEDMGINFDQFMSDLDFDNIKQENSNSGLCDLVKEESAENLFDNEPSSVSSDSGVANGNASAQSPQVTMNKTGGASTTAASPVFPQYPGTPPVSHTSTPPTSFTPTTFNPTSTTSTSGSPTPFSATSSVPKMRVTMNMGQSDMIPAAQTLKQMAEQHQIKMVSSGPNNVRPSFPEYQLNNMNNPAAGGMMIQQGGINNQMYNSNMNQTNAMYNNQNSGMSEMEMKKHQMMQQQMVHHQQQQHHQQQQQQQQQQQQQQQQQQQQQQQQQQQQQQQQQQQQQQQQQQQQQQQQQQQQQQQQQQQQQQQQQQQAQQQQQAQPQSNPQQQTTTQQQAQMPAGMVGGYQNRMSPMGSYPNTSQPGTLNPQQYQMPGAIGGVRGPFPGGPRGPSPIPPGSQPGGPSPMSAGGQLGGQMGAEGKMNNEMFYQSQMPGQYGQPPRYPTQQLIGPGGMIRHVNPAGGQMMGQMSRPPPPEYRQVALMPQQSMMGQPMGQPMSQMGQGMGQMTYPAMRAGMRPGMVSGPMVNMGSGQMIGSMTQQTLPPNMPTMKPGMVPPTTTMNPSVTMANSTMTGASMATMTVGTMSASNMNSSMGQGGAAGTMGMVTRSPITSQGMLQRPRPPNVNIGPGPGGLNIGTQMPPSRPEWRQIMMQGSQGNMQIVGPMRPGYPQQQPQQGGMMSQGGQMMGMQRPTNQMMNMMAMQQGQSMQGGPGMQGGPGMQPGPGMQPGPGMQTGPGMQQGPGMQPGMQGGPGMQAGPGMQGAPGMQAGPGMQPGMQGGPGMQGGPGMQGGPGMQGGPRMQANMVAMSQQTQGRMGMQMSQAGGMGGAQVTSQYPGQQGQMTTMGQMPTGPNQMMGNPAAQGRNPAAMSGMAGSRSPAAMAQMSGTGHPMSPANRGQMGGASPVNMGQMSGPGQAPSPANMGGMAHPRSPATMGQMHPRSPATMGQGGPSRPLSNPGMGQGGPTRPLSNPGMGQQQGPTSQAAMGAAAMGVQPPGSTAGAMNRGSPGGMNQNPSGPPGSRPGQSPMSQGQSIQAPGNGPQANMNRVKSGPAAVNSGPNAPQTSVASQRSNSDGNNSVRTSQPSTPNPPTSSSNASAADFEFDFGDFASLITD; the protein is encoded by the exons ATGGCCGACTTGCAGGACAGACAAGTTGTTTTTGATCGCCTCAAGCGTCGTCTTTCAAACTACCGGCATAATCACAACTCTGTCACTCAGCGCTACGATACTTCCATTGACCTGGTGTACTCGAGTGAGCAAAAGCAGACGTCGATTCTGAAACAAAGGCATATCGAGTCCAAAGCGAAGAAGTCCAATAAGAAGACTACCGATAATAAGAAGCAGGATAATTCCTCCTTACTAGCCACGATGGGG CAATCGAAGATGCTCGCCCGCGGGCACGACCAGACCACGTCGTCTGGCGAGAGCCACGAGAACGAGCCAGCGGCCAAGAAGCAGCGGCTCAACAACGGGGCGCCTCCGCACGGCGGGCCCCACGGCGCCACGCACGCCGCCACCTCCCATGGAGGGCCGCCCCACGTGGGAGGGCCCCAGGCGAGCGGGGCCGCTGGAGACATCAACAATTTCCAGATGGTGCAGCAGCTGCCCAACATGAAGAAGACCAACTCGCCAGTCCCCGCGGGCGCAGGTCCGGCGGGCGCCACTACCTCGGCCTCGAACGGCCCCCCTGTAGAGGATGTCAAGAAGGAGCAGCAGGACCTGGACATTGCTCTCTTGGATGACATCGAAGACTTTAGTAACATTGGTGATATTGAAGACATGGGGATTAATTTTGACCAGTTTATGAGTGACCTAGATTTTGATAATATCAAACAGGAAAATAGTAACTCTGGTTTGTGTGACCTTGTGAAAGAGGAATCCGCGGAGAATTTGTTTGATAACGAGCCCTCTAGTGTAAGTAGTGATAGTGGTGTTGCGAATGGTAATGCTAGTGCCCAGAGTCCCCAGGTAACTATGAACAAGACCGGGGGGGCGTCCACGACCGCGGCCTCCCCCGTGTTCCCGCAGTACCCAGGAACTCCCCCAGTGTCTCACACCTCGACCCCACCTACCTCCTTCACCCCTACCACGttcaaccccacctccaccaccagcacctctgGCTCCCCGACGCCATTCTCTGCCACCAGCAGCGTGCCAAAAATGCGTGTGACCATGAACATGGGTCAGTCCGACATGATTCCGGCCGCCCAGACCCTCAAGCAGATGGCCGAGCAGCACCAGATCAAAATGGTGTCGTCCGGACCGAACAATGTGCGGCCGAGTTTCCCGGAATACCAGTTGAATAACATGAACAATCCTGCAGCTGGAGGCATGATGATTCAGCAGGGTGGTATCAATAATCAAATGTATAATAGTAACATGAATCAAACAAATGCCATGTACAACAATCAAAATAGTGGTATGAGtgaaatggaaatgaagaagCACCAgatgatgcagcagcagatggtgcaccaccagcagcagcagcaccatcaacagcaacaacagcagcagcagcaacagcagcagcagcaacaacagcagcaacaacagcaacaacaacagcaacagcagcaacaacagcagcaacagcaacaacaacagcagcagcaacaacagcagcagcagcaacaacaacagcagcagcagcaacaacagcaacaacaacagcaacagcagcagcaacagcagcaggcgcagcaacagcagcaggcgCAGCCCCAGTCCAACCCCCAGCAGCAGACCACCACGCAGCAGCAAGCCCAAATGCCCGCGGGAATGGTGGGCGGCTACCAGAACCGAATGTCGCCCATGGGCTCGTACCCCAACACCTCCCAGCCTGGCACGCTCAACCCTCAACAGTACCAGATGCCGGGGGCGATAGGGGGCGTGAGAGGGCCCTTCCCAGGGGGTCCTCGGGGGCCGTCGCCCATCCCACCTGGCTCGCAACCAGGGGGGCCCTCGCCCATGTCTGCAGGTGGACAG CTTGGAGGCCAGATGGGAGCAGAAGGCAAGATGAACAACGAAATGTTCTACCAGAGCCAGATGCCCGGGCAGTACGGGCAGCCTCCACGATACCCGACCCAGCAGCTGATTGGGCCCGGGGGCATGATCCGACATGTCAACCCGGCAGGCGGTCAGATGATGGGCCAGATGTCCCGGCCTCCCCCGCCTGAGTACAGACAAGTTGCGCTGATGCCCCAGCAGTCCATGATGGGTCAGCCAATGGGGCAGCCCATGAGTCAGATGGGCCAGGGCATGGGTCAGATGACTTACCCAGCCATGCGAGCGGGCATGAGACCAGGCATGGTGAGTGGCCCCATGGTCAACATGGGCTCGGGGCAGATGATAGGTAGCATGACGCAGCAGACGTTACCACCAAATATGCCCACCATGAAACCAGGTATGGTACCTCCCACCACGACTATGAACCCTTCTGTCACCATGGCCAATAGCACCATGACAGGTGCTTCTATGGCAACCATGACAGTGGGCACCATGTCTGCAAGTAACATGAACAGCAGCATGGGCCAGGGAGGCGCTGCAGGAACGATGGGCATGGTAACTCGCTCACCTATCACCAGCCAAGGAATGCTGCAGCGGCCGAGGCCTCCCAACGTCAACATTGGCCCTGGCCCTGGAGGACTCAACATCGGCACGCAGATGCCTCCATCACGGCCAGAGTGGCGGCAGATCATGATGCAGGGAAGCCAAGGCAACATGCAGATTGTGGGGCCCATGAGACCCGGCTATCCGCAGCAGCAGCCTCAGCAAG GCGGAATGATGAGCCAAGGCGGCCAGATGATGGGGATGCAGCGGCCGACTAATcagatgatgaacatgatggCCATGCAGCAAGGCCAGTCCATGCAAGGAGGGCCTGGTATGCAGGGAGGTCCTGGCATGCAACCCGGACCGGGAATGCAACCTGGACCTGGGATGCAGACCGGACCGGGAATGCAACAAGGGCCTGGCATGCAACCCGGAATGCAAGGAGGACCGGGAATGCAGGCTGGCCCTGGGATGCAAGGTGCCCCCGGAATGCAGGCTGGGCCAGGGATGCAACCGGGCATGCAAGGAGGCCCTGGTATGCAAGGTGGCCCGGGTATGCAGGGTGGCCCGGGCATGCAAGGAGGTCCAAGAATGCAAGCAAACATGGTTGCAATGAGTCAGCAGACCCAG ggTCGGATGGGGATGCAGATGAGTCAGGCCGGAGGAATGGGAGGTGCCCAAGTTACCTCTCAGTATCCAGGCCAGCAGGGGCAGATGACCACCATGGGTCAGATGCCCACCGGCCCCAACCAGATGATGGGCAACCCAGCGGCCCAGGGCAGGAACCCAGCAGCTATGTCGGGCATGGCTGGCTCTCGAAGTCCAGCTGCTATGGCTCAGATGAGTGGAACAGGCCATCCGATGAGTCCTGCAAACCGAGGGCAGATGGGAGGAGCTAGTCCTGTAAACATGGGCCAGATGAGTGGTCCAGGCCAGGCCCCCAGTCCAGCCAACATGGGTGGCATGGCCCATCCACGATCTCCTGCCACAATGGGCCAGATGCACCCACGTAGTCCGGCTACCATGGGCCAGGGTGGACCTTCGAGACCACTCAGCAACCCTGGAATGGGTCAGGGTGGGCCCACGCGACCCCTTAGCAATCCGGGCATGGGTCAGCAACAAGGGCCGACGTCCCAAGCTGCCATGGGTGCAGCAGCCATGGGAGTGCAGCCGCCTGGAAGCACAGCTGGTGCCATGAACCGTGGATCCCCTGGAGGAATGAACCAAAACCCCAGCGGTCCCCCCGGCTCCAGACCAGGCCAGAGCCCCATGAGCCAGGGACAGTCGATTCAGGCTCCAGGGAACGGACCGCAGGCTAATATGAACAGAGTCAAAAGTGGCCCTGCAGCAGTGAACAGTGGACCTAATGCACCTCAAACTTCAGTGGCCAGTCAAAGGTcaaacagtgatggtaataacagtgtaCGGACATCACAACCTTCAACCCCCAACCCGCCCACCTCTAGCAGTAATGCATCAGCCGCAGACTTTGAATTTGACTTTGGTGATTTTGCATCCTTGATAACTGACTAA
- the LOC113814003 gene encoding collagen alpha-2(I) chain isoform X1: MADLQDRQVVFDRLKRRLSNYRHNHNSVTQRYDTSIDLVYSSEQKQTSILKQRHIESKAKKSNKKTTDNKKQDNSSLLATMGQSKMLARGHDQTTSSGESHENEPAAKKQRLNNGAPPHGGPHGATHAATSHGGPPHVGGPQASGAAGDINNFQMVQQLPNMKKTNSPVPAGAGPAGATTSASNGPPVEDVKKEQQDLDIALLDDIEDFSNIGDIEDMGINFDQFMSDLDFDNIKQENSNSGLCDLVKEESAENLFDNEPSSVSSDSGVANGNASAQSPQVTMNKTGGASTTAASPVFPQYPGTPPVSHTSTPPTSFTPTTFNPTSTTSTSGSPTPFSATSSVPKMRVTMNMGQSDMIPAAQTLKQMAEQHQIKMVSSGPNNVRPSFPEYQLNNMNNPAAGGMMIQQGGINNQMYNSNMNQTNAMYNNQNSGMSEMEMKKHQMMQQQMVHHQQQQHHQQQQQQQQQQQQQQQQQQQQQQQQQQQQQQQQQQQQQQQQQQQQQQQQQQQQQQQQQQQQQQQQQQQAQQQQQAQPQSNPQQQTTTQQQAQMPAGMVGGYQNRMSPMGSYPNTSQPGTLNPQQYQMPGAIGGVRGPFPGGPRGPSPIPPGSQPGGPSPMSAGGQLGGQMGAEGKMNNEMFYQSQMPGQYGQPPRYPTQQLIGPGGMIRHVNPAGGQMMGQMSRPPPPEYRQVALMPQQSMMGQPMGQPMSQMGQGMGQMTYPAMRAGMRPGMVSGPMVNMGSGQMIGSMTQQTLPPNMPTMKPGMVPPTTTMNPSVTMANSTMTGASMATMTVGTMSASNMNSSMGQGGAAGTMGMVTRSPITSQGMLQRPRPPNVNIGPGPGGLNIGTQMPPSRPEWRQIMMQGSQGNMQIVGPMRPGYPQQQPQQGGMMSQGGQMMGMQRPTNQMMNMMAMQQGQSMQGGPGMQGGPGMQPGPGMQPGPGMQTGPGMQQGPGMQPGMQGGPGMQAGPGMQGAPGMQAGPGMQPGMQGGPGMQGGPGMQGGPGMQGGPRMQANMVAMSQQTQAESAKVRQPSLSSVKKGRMGMQMSQAGGMGGAQVTSQYPGQQGQMTTMGQMPTGPNQMMGNPAAQGRNPAAMSGMAGSRSPAAMAQMSGTGHPMSPANRGQMGGASPVNMGQMSGPGQAPSPANMGGMAHPRSPATMGQMHPRSPATMGQGGPSRPLSNPGMGQGGPTRPLSNPGMGQQQGPTSQAAMGAAAMGVQPPGSTAGAMNRGSPGGMNQNPSGPPGSRPGQSPMSQGQSIQAPGNGPQANMNRVKSGPAAVNSGPNAPQTSVASQRSNSDGNNSVRTSQPSTPNPPTSSSNASAADFEFDFGDFASLITD; encoded by the exons ATGGCCGACTTGCAGGACAGACAAGTTGTTTTTGATCGCCTCAAGCGTCGTCTTTCAAACTACCGGCATAATCACAACTCTGTCACTCAGCGCTACGATACTTCCATTGACCTGGTGTACTCGAGTGAGCAAAAGCAGACGTCGATTCTGAAACAAAGGCATATCGAGTCCAAAGCGAAGAAGTCCAATAAGAAGACTACCGATAATAAGAAGCAGGATAATTCCTCCTTACTAGCCACGATGGGG CAATCGAAGATGCTCGCCCGCGGGCACGACCAGACCACGTCGTCTGGCGAGAGCCACGAGAACGAGCCAGCGGCCAAGAAGCAGCGGCTCAACAACGGGGCGCCTCCGCACGGCGGGCCCCACGGCGCCACGCACGCCGCCACCTCCCATGGAGGGCCGCCCCACGTGGGAGGGCCCCAGGCGAGCGGGGCCGCTGGAGACATCAACAATTTCCAGATGGTGCAGCAGCTGCCCAACATGAAGAAGACCAACTCGCCAGTCCCCGCGGGCGCAGGTCCGGCGGGCGCCACTACCTCGGCCTCGAACGGCCCCCCTGTAGAGGATGTCAAGAAGGAGCAGCAGGACCTGGACATTGCTCTCTTGGATGACATCGAAGACTTTAGTAACATTGGTGATATTGAAGACATGGGGATTAATTTTGACCAGTTTATGAGTGACCTAGATTTTGATAATATCAAACAGGAAAATAGTAACTCTGGTTTGTGTGACCTTGTGAAAGAGGAATCCGCGGAGAATTTGTTTGATAACGAGCCCTCTAGTGTAAGTAGTGATAGTGGTGTTGCGAATGGTAATGCTAGTGCCCAGAGTCCCCAGGTAACTATGAACAAGACCGGGGGGGCGTCCACGACCGCGGCCTCCCCCGTGTTCCCGCAGTACCCAGGAACTCCCCCAGTGTCTCACACCTCGACCCCACCTACCTCCTTCACCCCTACCACGttcaaccccacctccaccaccagcacctctgGCTCCCCGACGCCATTCTCTGCCACCAGCAGCGTGCCAAAAATGCGTGTGACCATGAACATGGGTCAGTCCGACATGATTCCGGCCGCCCAGACCCTCAAGCAGATGGCCGAGCAGCACCAGATCAAAATGGTGTCGTCCGGACCGAACAATGTGCGGCCGAGTTTCCCGGAATACCAGTTGAATAACATGAACAATCCTGCAGCTGGAGGCATGATGATTCAGCAGGGTGGTATCAATAATCAAATGTATAATAGTAACATGAATCAAACAAATGCCATGTACAACAATCAAAATAGTGGTATGAGtgaaatggaaatgaagaagCACCAgatgatgcagcagcagatggtgcaccaccagcagcagcagcaccatcaacagcaacaacagcagcagcagcaacagcagcagcagcaacaacagcagcaacaacagcaacaacaacagcaacagcagcaacaacagcagcaacagcaacaacaacagcagcagcaacaacagcagcagcagcaacaacaacagcagcagcagcaacaacagcaacaacaacagcaacagcagcagcaacagcagcaggcgcagcaacagcagcaggcgCAGCCCCAGTCCAACCCCCAGCAGCAGACCACCACGCAGCAGCAAGCCCAAATGCCCGCGGGAATGGTGGGCGGCTACCAGAACCGAATGTCGCCCATGGGCTCGTACCCCAACACCTCCCAGCCTGGCACGCTCAACCCTCAACAGTACCAGATGCCGGGGGCGATAGGGGGCGTGAGAGGGCCCTTCCCAGGGGGTCCTCGGGGGCCGTCGCCCATCCCACCTGGCTCGCAACCAGGGGGGCCCTCGCCCATGTCTGCAGGTGGACAG CTTGGAGGCCAGATGGGAGCAGAAGGCAAGATGAACAACGAAATGTTCTACCAGAGCCAGATGCCCGGGCAGTACGGGCAGCCTCCACGATACCCGACCCAGCAGCTGATTGGGCCCGGGGGCATGATCCGACATGTCAACCCGGCAGGCGGTCAGATGATGGGCCAGATGTCCCGGCCTCCCCCGCCTGAGTACAGACAAGTTGCGCTGATGCCCCAGCAGTCCATGATGGGTCAGCCAATGGGGCAGCCCATGAGTCAGATGGGCCAGGGCATGGGTCAGATGACTTACCCAGCCATGCGAGCGGGCATGAGACCAGGCATGGTGAGTGGCCCCATGGTCAACATGGGCTCGGGGCAGATGATAGGTAGCATGACGCAGCAGACGTTACCACCAAATATGCCCACCATGAAACCAGGTATGGTACCTCCCACCACGACTATGAACCCTTCTGTCACCATGGCCAATAGCACCATGACAGGTGCTTCTATGGCAACCATGACAGTGGGCACCATGTCTGCAAGTAACATGAACAGCAGCATGGGCCAGGGAGGCGCTGCAGGAACGATGGGCATGGTAACTCGCTCACCTATCACCAGCCAAGGAATGCTGCAGCGGCCGAGGCCTCCCAACGTCAACATTGGCCCTGGCCCTGGAGGACTCAACATCGGCACGCAGATGCCTCCATCACGGCCAGAGTGGCGGCAGATCATGATGCAGGGAAGCCAAGGCAACATGCAGATTGTGGGGCCCATGAGACCCGGCTATCCGCAGCAGCAGCCTCAGCAAG GCGGAATGATGAGCCAAGGCGGCCAGATGATGGGGATGCAGCGGCCGACTAATcagatgatgaacatgatggCCATGCAGCAAGGCCAGTCCATGCAAGGAGGGCCTGGTATGCAGGGAGGTCCTGGCATGCAACCCGGACCGGGAATGCAACCTGGACCTGGGATGCAGACCGGACCGGGAATGCAACAAGGGCCTGGCATGCAACCCGGAATGCAAGGAGGACCGGGAATGCAGGCTGGCCCTGGGATGCAAGGTGCCCCCGGAATGCAGGCTGGGCCAGGGATGCAACCGGGCATGCAAGGAGGCCCTGGTATGCAAGGTGGCCCGGGTATGCAGGGTGGCCCGGGCATGCAAGGAGGTCCAAGAATGCAAGCAAACATGGTTGCAATGAGTCAGCAGACCCAG GCAGAATCAGCTAAGGTACGGCAGCCATCTCTTTCAAGTGTCAAAAAG ggTCGGATGGGGATGCAGATGAGTCAGGCCGGAGGAATGGGAGGTGCCCAAGTTACCTCTCAGTATCCAGGCCAGCAGGGGCAGATGACCACCATGGGTCAGATGCCCACCGGCCCCAACCAGATGATGGGCAACCCAGCGGCCCAGGGCAGGAACCCAGCAGCTATGTCGGGCATGGCTGGCTCTCGAAGTCCAGCTGCTATGGCTCAGATGAGTGGAACAGGCCATCCGATGAGTCCTGCAAACCGAGGGCAGATGGGAGGAGCTAGTCCTGTAAACATGGGCCAGATGAGTGGTCCAGGCCAGGCCCCCAGTCCAGCCAACATGGGTGGCATGGCCCATCCACGATCTCCTGCCACAATGGGCCAGATGCACCCACGTAGTCCGGCTACCATGGGCCAGGGTGGACCTTCGAGACCACTCAGCAACCCTGGAATGGGTCAGGGTGGGCCCACGCGACCCCTTAGCAATCCGGGCATGGGTCAGCAACAAGGGCCGACGTCCCAAGCTGCCATGGGTGCAGCAGCCATGGGAGTGCAGCCGCCTGGAAGCACAGCTGGTGCCATGAACCGTGGATCCCCTGGAGGAATGAACCAAAACCCCAGCGGTCCCCCCGGCTCCAGACCAGGCCAGAGCCCCATGAGCCAGGGACAGTCGATTCAGGCTCCAGGGAACGGACCGCAGGCTAATATGAACAGAGTCAAAAGTGGCCCTGCAGCAGTGAACAGTGGACCTAATGCACCTCAAACTTCAGTGGCCAGTCAAAGGTcaaacagtgatggtaataacagtgtaCGGACATCACAACCTTCAACCCCCAACCCGCCCACCTCTAGCAGTAATGCATCAGCCGCAGACTTTGAATTTGACTTTGGTGATTTTGCATCCTTGATAACTGACTAA